In a genomic window of Diabrotica undecimpunctata isolate CICGRU chromosome 2, icDiaUnde3, whole genome shotgun sequence:
- the LOC140433956 gene encoding uncharacterized protein: MTGGLTKLQCGDHDLIEEAEIIQFYAPTSSHTDEEVEIFYESLTQTVNKYKSTYTIIICDFNDKLGRKLEESENKIGNFGYGTRNKRGETLINYMETNGQYATNIFFDKKLQRKWTWIAPNGSTKNEIDYILSKEKNIVQEVAVINMISVVSDHRIIRAKIKINATTDRQKFKPSKKEIDTELLKERKEQYINQLKRSDIPQLQDLQLDELNDKITTELLEAGLKIANKQKRKQQKISTKSQNMLKKRGQLLNDNKRNTVEFTELNKTIRKQIKEDLKKYQEDRIKKIIEKNKSLKTMKTNKGKRKLIMPKAANNEERDLGEIVNITERYYTDLYSSKNDSPLSFKQNLSRKIQNVGSEILPEITEDEIEKSINDIKRNKAAGEDKILAELLKEGGDTIKKMLKILCIKDENIKK, from the exons ATGACCGGTGGACTCACAAAATTACAATGCGGAGACCACGATCTGATAGAAGAAGCAGAG ATCATACAATTTTACGCCCCTACATCATCACATACGGATGAAGAAGTGGAAATATTCTACGAATCATTGACACAAACAGTGAACAAATACAAAAGTACCTACACAATCATTATATGCGACTTCAATGACAAATTAGGGAGAAAACTAGAAGAATCAGAAAATAAAATCGGCAACTTTGGATATGGAACACGAAACAAAAGAGGAGAAACATTGATAAACTATATGGAAACGAACGGTCAATATGCGACGAATATCTTTTTCGATAAAAAACTACAGAGAAAATGGACGTGGATCGCACCCAATGGTtcaacaaaaaatgagattgattacATCCTATCCAAAGAAAAGAACATAGTACAAGAAGTTGCAGTCATAAACATGATTTCCGTAGTAAGTGATCACAGAATTATTAGAGCCAAAATCAAAATTAACGCCACAACAGACAGACAAAAATTTAAACCATCTAAAAAAGAGATAGATACAGAACTTCTTAAAGAACGCAAAGAGCAATACATAAACCAGCTAAAAAGAAGTGACATACCACAGCTACAGGATTTGCAACTAGACgaattaaacgataaaataacAACAGAACTACTAGAAGCAGGCCTGAAGATTGCTAATAAACAAAagcgaaaacaacaaaaaattagcaCTAAATCACAAAATATGCTAAAAAAACGAGGACAACtcctgaatgataacaaaagaaaTACAGTGGAGTTTACCGAACTGAACAAAACCATAAGGAAACAGATAAAGGAAGATTTAAAGAAATACCAAGAAGATCGCATTAAGAAAATCATAGAGaagaacaaaagtttaaaaacaatgaagacaaataaaggaaaaagaaaacTAATCATGCCTAAAGCTGCGAACAATGAAGAAAGAGATCTAGGAGAAATAGTAAACATCACAGAAAGATATTACACAGACCTATACAGTTCTAAAAATGACTCACCACTATCATTTAAACAGAATCTCTCGAGGAAAATACAAAATGTTGGCTCAGAGATATTACCAGAAATAACTGAAGATGAAATCGAAAAATCCATAAACgacataaaaagaaataaagcggcCGGTGAAGACAAAATACTGGCGGAACTGCTAAAAGAAGGAGGAGACACgataaaaaaaatgctaaaaatact